The DNA sequence TCCCACTCACCGATAATTTTCACTATTATCATGGCGGTAAACACACGTTCACCGATTGGCGGGGTATTCGAGATGAGAATCAATTCTACACCAATCCGACCGTCATCAGCGATTTTGAAACCTATATCAACCACATCCTGAACCGTGTGAATAGCTATACCGGTGTTGCATACAAGAATGATCCAACTATTCTCGGATGGGAGACCGGCAACGGCTTGCTTGCCCCGCGCTCGTGGGTGCAAACGATCTCCGCATACATCAAATCTATCGACAGCAACCACCTGGTCATCGACGGCAATACCGGGCAAAGTTATACCTCTTCTACCTTTGAGCAGGATCTGAATATCAGCAGCGTCGATATGTACGTGGGGCAGTACTATCCTATGTCGATTTCCGCCTTAAACACGCAGGCGGGGCTGGCACAACGCGCGAATAAAGTCTTTATCGCTGAAGAGTACGCATGGAACAATCGGGAAGGTGGTGATGCGCTTCCCAGCTTTTTAAACAATATCGAATCCAACTATGCTATCTCAGGCGATCTTTTCTGGTCGCTCTTCGGCCACAAGGATACTTCTGGTTATGAACAGCACAACGATGGCTATACCTTACACTATCCTGGTGATACCGGCGACATGCGTATGCGCGCGCAGCTGTTGCGGGCGCACGCTTATCAGATGAGAGAAATGGCTGTCCCGCCGCCAGGTCTATTTGGCGCCCCGGTCATTACCGGCACTACTCGCGGCGGACTCGAATGGCGAGGCGTCGCGGGCGCCTATAAATATAGCGTTCAGCGCTCGACTGGAGGCCCGGATGGCCCCTGGAAGACGATTTGTTATCAATGTGCCACCGATAACAGTACCCCCTGGAGCGACCCAAAAAGACCCGCCGGAAAAGTCTGGTACAGAATCATGGCGTACAGCCTTTCGGAAACCGCAATGAGTTACTCCCCCACTTATGAAGTGGATAGCCCTATGCCTGCAGATGATCCAGGCAGTTCGCTTTCGCATTCCCTCAAATCGGCCAGGGCACAGTGATCTTGTAAATGACTACCTCGCTCTCCATACTTGCACCGTATTGTTAAGGCTTCTGATGCTATGTGATTTCCATCATCATTTGCAGCATGTTTTGCAATAGCAAGCATGCTTGCGGACCGGAAACATAGCAGTACTTTTTGGCACAGTGTGACCTCGCCCTACAAGAGGCGTTATACTGCTTGAAGGGGTTTACTAGTGCGTCATGTTTTACCGCGAGCTTTATTATGCTCATCAATATATCGCAAGCTTCAATATCGATGAGTTCGAATATATCTTTATTGGCTATTGCCCAACTGCAGGACGAGTACCAGGGGGGAACTAGAAAGGTCTTCTATGCAGGTTGATGGTTCTGAGGAACGAGCAGCACGCCTGGCCCAACTGCGACAACAGCGACTCGCACAACCGCAGCTACCTACCCGTCCTCCCAGCGTCTCTTATACGGCTCATTACGCTCAGACAATGCAAAGAGACCGGGCGAATGGTTCTAGCATGATTGACAGCGGTTCATTCCAGGCCAGGTCACGACCATCTCCGGTTCACACCGGCCCTCAGAGGCTCTACCGGGTATGCATCGCCCTGCTCTACCGTATCTGGCTCCTGGGTGCAACGATAGGGCTGACATATCTCTTGCTCCAGTTACAGTCCGTGCTGGATCGTATTCACGCGCAGCCTTCTATCTGGCGCGTGGGTGTGCGCTGGTTGGAACTGACGTGGCTTGCGCCGGTGCCGCTGGCGATCTTTCTCTGGCTGGGCTGGTTCATATTTGCGGAAGCAGTGCGCGCCCATCCTGAGCCAGTGGCTGTTCCCAGCGTTTTCCAGAGATCGGGCCTGTTTGCGTTTGCTCCTACCAGGAGACCGGTCCGGCTCATCTTCCGCTTTGTCACGCGTGGAGATAACATCGATGTCCTTCGAGATAGTGTAATAGCCGTTCACAATGCTTTCGCGCGCTATCCGCACCCTGTTGGCCCATATTGTATAGAGATTATCAGCGAATGTGCCATCAATCTGAAAATGGGGCGCGATCCTCATACGCGCATCTACGTTGTGCCACCTGGTTATGTCACGCCCAATCGCTCGCGTTTTAAGGCGCGCGCCCTGACATACTTACAGCACGAAAGCCAGAAACATAGCCCCACGCAGGCAGAAGACTGGTATATCTATCTTGACGAAGAAAGCCTGGTCGATGAACATATGCTGGCCGGCCTCTATCGCTTCGTCTCGCGCGCCATTGAATTCGAGGCGCGCAAGCAAGAGGATAGGCACAAAGACCACATCCAGGGTTTGATCGGGCAGGGCGCTATACTCTATCAGGGCGGGAACTGGTTCTTTCGGGGGGCTGATGCCCTGCGCACCGCCGATGACCTCGGCAGATTTCGCCTGCAATATGCCCTGGGGACGCCTATGTTTGGCATCCATGGCTCCTTTATCGTCGTGCGTGGACTGGATGATAAGCAGCTTTCGTTCGATGTTGGTAAAGCAAATTCTATAACAGAGGATGCCGCCTGGGCCTTGCGAGCCTGGGCGCAGGGGTATCGCTTTGCCTGGGTAGACGGTTATCTGCACGAACAGCCCCCACAGCGCGTCAAAGATTTCGTGCGGCAGCGCAGCCGCTGGCTCTCAGGCATTCGAGCCGTGCTGCATGATAAACAGGTTCCTTTTATTTACAGAATGTGCCTGGGCATCTTTACCATTCTCTGGCAGCTTGCATTCCTGCCACTGCTAGTAGCGCTGCTGGCTTTATTCGTACATGCAAGTCCGTTTCGCTGGATGCGCATCCCGGCAGATTTCGCCTGGGCCACCTTTACCCTGGCATACTTACAAGGAATAGATGTGCAGGCGAAATGCCCGCACCCGTTCTTGAAAAAAGGGCGCGTTGAGTCGCTCTTGAAGCGAGTTGTCTCATGGCTACTGGTGTTGTGCAGCTTCTGGTTCGCATTATTGGAAGCGCTGGGTGTGCTGTATAGCTTGCGACCAAAGCAGGGCTTTTTCGTCATCTCCAAGCCTAGCCTGGCTGCAGAAAAAAATGGACACAAGCCAGCTCTCCCTGCTCCGGCGCCAGCAGGGTCTTTCATGCCAGGGCTGGCGGCCCCCTGGCAACAGCAGTTGTCACCAACGCTTTCAGGAGAAAGTGATGCCATAGGTAGCTCTCCTATGGCGCAATATCGATTACAGGCGCAGAAAGTTCCCGGTCAATCGTCCCTGGGACGGCAAGACCTGCGGGCCAGAGAAGAGAAGAACAATAATGCCATACCCATGCCGTTCGAGGAAATCTGGAGCGGCGGTGGAGGACGAGGGCAGTGAAACGCTTTGCCTCCTATCGTGTCTTCATCGTCTCGTTTGTCTTGATGATCATAGGGGTACTCTTTCAGAGTCTCCTCCTAAGCGGGCATATACCTTTCCTGCATCTCTCGCTGCGCTCTCATACTACGGCGGCAACCATTCAACGGCAGATACTGAATGTGAGAGATCAAGGGAGCACCTTACAAGAGCGCTTCCATAGACCCACATTCGAGACTGGCATCGTCTTTCCGCAATGGGGCACAACTGCCTATTCTGACAGCGACGCCAACTGGCGCATTGGTTTGAGTGATATACAAAAGCAGACGGCAGCTCAGTGGATCGAGATACCCGTTAACCTCTATCAAGCCTCGGTGTACTCCACGCAAGTTACTACGGCCAATTTCACGCCTACTCCGCAGGCTTTTGCGGCGGGTATACGTAGCGCCCATGCCATGCACTATCATGTATTTGTGGTACCGTTTGTATCGGCTAACGGTATCCTGACCTGGTCAGGGTCTATCCAGTTTGCCTCTCAACAAGAGACCCAGGCCTGGTTTGATAGCTATTGGCAGGCATATGAACCATTTGTACAGGCAGCTGCCCAGGCTCAGGCAGAGCAACTGGCCATCGGCACAGAGTTTGATAAACTTCAGATGGTTGCGCCATTCTTCTGGAACCAGCTAATTGATCGTATTCGTTCGATTTTTCATGGGAAATTGACCTATGATATTAACTGGTCATCATTGTACAGTTCGCTTCCAACGTGGCTAAACAATCCCCATCTATCGGCTATCGGCGTTTCGGTCTATGTTCCTCTGGCGGATACACCGCAGCGGCTTAACCCTGCTACACTGCCTCGTCTCTGGAAAGAAAATATCAGCGTAGTGCTAGATTCACTTGCTAAGCAGACCGGCAAACCGGTGTTGGTGTCAGAAATAGGGTATCGCGACAGCGCTTATGCCCTTTACCGTCCATGGCAGCGTGATGCTCAGGCCCAGGCAGAGCCGCCCGACCCCAATATGCAGGCCGCGGCCTACAACGCTGCCCTCGTAAACGTCCTGGCCGATTCTCATATCACCGGCATCTTTTTCTGGGCCTGGTCTGTCCCACTGTTTGAGCCAAACTGGAAGCCGGCGGCTAAGGTTCTTCACAAGTGGTACACGTCTCCGCAAGCTTGATCAGAATGATCATTGACAATTCAAGCGCTCCGTGCTATTCTAGTGGGGCCGTAGTTCAGGAATTTCGTATTTGCTGCGCTGAAACGCGGCATTGCCATATATACAAAGAAATAACCCCATAACTGGTGGGGAAGAGGTGAGAAAAAGAACACATGTCTGTCAAAATTCGTTTAAAACGGGTGGGCAAGACCAAAGCCCCCAGCTACCGAGTGGTCGTCGCAGATGCGCGTTCGCCGCGTGATGGCCGCATTATCGAAAATATTGGTTGGTACAATCCCCTTGTCGAGCCGTCCGCGATTCATATCGACGAGGAGAAGGCCCTGGGCTGGCTCAAAAATGGTGCCCAGCCGACCGATTCGGTCACCAGCCTGCTCAAACGCGCTGGCATACTGGATCGCTTCGAGCAGATGAAAAAAGCGACTGCCGCTCCAGCTTCTACCGAGTCCGAATAAATAAGAGCAGATGAGGGTTGAATATGCGCAAACTCATCGAGTACATCGCGAAATCACTGGTTGATGATCCATCTGCCGTGCAGGTGCGCGAAGTTCGCAACGATCGCAATGCCCTGGTGCTGGAATTGCACGTCGCTCCTGATGATTATGGCAAGGTAATTGGCCGCCAGGGGCGAGTCGCCAAGGCAATGCGCGCGCTTTTGCGCGCGGGCGGCGCGCGTGAGGGTCGTCATACTTCGCTAGAGATTCAATAAAAGAGGGCAATGTGCCGGGACAGAATAACACTGAATGGGCTACTATCGGGAACGTGGTAGCTCTTTTTGGCATTCACGGCGAACTCAAAGTACGCCTGCTGACGGATATACCCGACCGTTTTGTAGAGCTTGACGCGGTTTATGCCGGTTCGGAACATATCCGCTATCACATTCAGAGCGTGCGGCCTTACAAGGGTGAAATGATCGTGTTGAAATTGGAGGGCATCAATGATGCGAATGCTGCCGAGTCACTGCGTGGCATCAACTTGCAAATTCCAGAAAGTAAGATGGCGAAACTTCCACCTGGTTCTTACTATCAGCATGATATTTTGGGCCTGCATGTCTTTACCGTAAACGGTCGTGACCTGGGCCGGGTCGTTGATATTATTGTCACCGGTAGCAACGATGTCTATGCCATTAAAACTCCTCAAGGAAAACAAGTAATGATTCCGGCGATCAAAGATGTTATCAAACAAATAGATGTGATCCGCGGTACCATGTATATCGATCCGCTTCCAGGCCTGTTAGATGAAGATCAGTCAGAAGAGGAGGATAAAGACTTCGAAGAATAAAGCAGACGGAATAAAAAACCTGCGCCGGGTGTTCTCTCGGGTAAAGTGGAAAGGAAGGATGAAACCCAGGAGTAGGTACGAACGTATCTCAAGTAAGAGGATGAAGTTACTCACAGACGGCTCATCCGATCGATAGTTACAGTTTTGTAGGGGGTGTTTCATGACTGACCGTGTTCCAACGTTTGCCGACCTCTGTAGCGCGCTTGCTGAAGGCAGAATCCCCGCAACCGTGGATGGATCGATGTATTCGGTCAATGCATTAGAACTGCGCCGTTATCTCAACAAGTTTCGCTCGCTGCCAACTATTTCATATACATACGGCGATGCTCCGATATCGATCCTGCATAAGGAGTCAAGTAACTGGTCGTCCTCTACGCAGACTCACTAGGTAGGCCCGGCAGGGCCATTTTTTATGGCATTTTTTTGCTGCTAACGGTTGCGTTCAACACTCATTAGGACTATAATAGTCCCTGAGATGGATTGCCCGTCTTCATGCAAGTACCGGCATGTTCGCGGGTTGTTTTCCATCTTAACAGAGGAGTTGTCGATTCGTTTATTGTACGTGCGGGAACAGGTATTGTACTAACCCCGGCGATATAGAAAGGTTCTCTATGGAGCCACTCGATACAGATATCACCTATGCGGGCAGCGAGCCGCGCCCATCAAAACCCGGTTCACGCCTGAATGTGATGTTAATTCTCCCTATCATCGGAGCCTTGATAGTACTGCTCTTTATCGCGGCAGCCGTTTTCCAATTCGATCTTTCAGACGTGGTAGATGACCTGGTGGGACTGATGCTCTTGCTGTTCATAGTAGCTATCGTCCTGCTCTTCTGGGGCCTTGCGCCAAGATCGAACAATCCCTGATCTATTTCTCAGTCCGCGATACTGCATTACCGGGGCAATCTAAGCATGTTCAGATTGCCCCGTTTCATTCATCAAGCTACAATTGCTTCCAGGCGCTGCTATCAACCTCAATTCCCAATTGCTCTCCCCAGATCACCCGCGCCAGCAATTGCGCCGATTCCACTAAACGCGGCCCCGAACGATTGATATACGCATTGCCATCAATCGCATAGACGCGCCCATTCCTTACAGCGCTCAGGCTCTGCCACACAGCATGCCTTTGCAATACCGGCACGTCCAACAGCGTACGCTCAATCGTATAGCCGCACGGTGAAAGCACCAGCACATCTGGATCGGCTGCCTGCAATTCTTCCCACGAAATCCAGGGAGAATGCTGCCCGACCTCGCCAAAAACATGCTCGCCGCCGGCATAAGCAACCAGTTCGGGCGTCCAGTTACCGGCGCCCATTAATGGATCGAGCCACTCGAGTACCGCAACGCGCGGTTTGCCGGATAACCCGGCTTTTGTCGCGGTAATCTCTTGTAGGCTGGCCAGACGCTGCTTATAACCCTCAACCAGCGCCCTGGCCTGTTCGCGTTTCCCTAGCGCAGCACCGACACGCAAAACATCCTCCCACACATCGCTTAGGCGGTATGGCGACAGCGAGATAACTCGCGGCTCCATCCCTGTCAACTGCTGCACGGCACGAGTGACATCGCGTTCGCTCACAGCACAAACTTCGCACTGCGTCTGCGTTAAGATCACATCCGGTCGCAGCTTCTGAAGTTGCGCGATATCGATGGCATAAATACTCAAGGCTTTGAAAGCGGCCTCATCGCCAGGCGCGAGAGCAATGCTGGATTGGGTGTTGGTGGCATTCATACGTTGTGCCTCGGCCAGAGCTTTAATCTGGGCATCGATTTCCGCGCTGCTCCCCTCAATATTGATCTGTACCCTGCTCACCACGGGCAGTTCCAGCACCTCTGGCGGATAATCACACTCATGAGAGCGCCCGACCAGTTGATCCAGGCATCCCAGCGCCGCGACCATCTCCGTGGCGCTTGCCAGTAAAGAAACTATGCGCACGTGTTCTCCTTCCGCTCATGATTTCGCCTCTCTACTAGAATTGTATCATCGTTTTCATATCTCTGCCTGCTTGACTTCTGAGCTTTTTTGCGCTATCATTTCAATGCATGTTGAAATATTGAAATCAAAACGCTCTATCCATTGAGTTCTGCCGGCAGAGAAGGAGCGCTTCGCATGCAGGCAACGAGGGAGAAGCGAAAGGAGAAGATGATGCTGATCGTCACAACAGAAGGGATTGCCCAACATCGCATTGTGGAAACCAGGGGACAGGTTTTTGGAGTCGTAGTGCGCAGCCGGGGCCTGGGAGGCAATATCATGGCCGGTCTACGCTCTCTGGCAGGCGGCGAGATCAAAGAATATACCTCCCTACTCGAGGATGCACGCAGGCATGCCATTGACCGGATGGTTCAGAACGCTACCGCGATGGGTGCGAATGCGGTGGTGCGGATGCAGTTTGACTCTTCAGAGATTGGCAGCACGATGAGCGAAATCGTAGCATATGGCACGGCAGTGGTGATCGAGCCGGAGGGGTAGGGAGAGCTATGCTACGGGGAGTAATCCTTGGCTATGGTCTGCTCTCTTTAGCCGGCGCGGCGGTGTTACTGTTCATCGTCCACGCTGCGCTCTGGCTGGTCGTGTATCTGGCAGTGAACGGCTTCATCCTGGTGAGTGCTATGCTCCTGGAGCGCAAACGATACCGTGCGCAGGTGGATCGAACCCGGGGGCACTGGCGACCCACCGGAGAGCGTTTCGTTGATCCGGCGACCGAACGGCTCATGGAAGTGTTCTACAATAGAGCAACGGGTGAGCGCGATTATCGAGAAGTGCCCAACCAGGGAGAATCTTAGCTGCTTCGAAAGGATAGTGCGTGGATCAGCGAAGCACGCCGATATATAATCCTCTTCCCATCAACTTATCAGGAGCCTCGTCAAATACCGCATCCAATTCGCTGGCCCGAAATGCGCTCATGTATTCTTCGTGTGTAAAAAGTCCCATTTCGTGTCGCTCGGTAAAATGCTCAATCCCTTGGGGAGTCGCCACAAGGTAGTGAAAGTCCATAATTGAGATGCCATCTTCCACTTCCGTAGTATTCATGCGCGCAATCTTCAAATCAGGTTCATTCACGAAGACGGTTCCGATGTGACCAGGTTTAAATCTCTGAGGAGTCAGCCATGGCTCAATAATCACGACTCCGCCTGGAAGGAGATGGCGGCGCATCGTTTGCAGCGTCTGATACAATCTCGGAACCGTCTTGACATAACCAATTGAACTGAACATGCAGATGATGGCATCAAACTGGCGCCCTAATGCAAAGTCGATCATGTCAGCATGATGAAAAATCACGCCTGGGTTGCGCTGGCGAGCAATTGCCAGCATCTGTTCGTCCAGGTCAAGCCCCTCAACCGAGTAATGTTCTTGCAAGAAAGGGAGATGCCCACCGGTTCCGCAGGCGATATCGAGCAATCTGTTTCCGGCAGATTGCTTATACTGTTGGATTAAGGCGTGGATTTGCTCTGCCTCCTTGGCATAATCCTTCATGGTGCTATAGATGGCGTCGTAGATCGCTTCAGATTTGGTAAACATAGCGATTCTCCTAAATATTAGGATGTAAGTCGAAGGTAAGTCAGGAATTAATGATAGCAGATGCAGGGTCTTTTGTCATTTCGGATTCTTTACCCCTTGTACTTCATTCCTCTAATCATTATACTTGCATCATGGGGTTATTTCATTGCCCGAACTGCACAGCCCTTTTACTGGTTCGTAAGTCGTTCCTCGTAGATGTATCTTCCTCATGAGCTAAAAGGAGTCCTTTCTTGCCCAACAATGAAGAACGCCAGGTCACGCCAGAGCAGGTCTTTGAGGTCTTGCAAACATGCTATGACCCGTGCTGCAAAGAGCGTGCAGTCAGCGTCGTTGAGCTGGGGCTGATCCAGGATGTGAAGGTAGCAGAAAATGGGCACGATGTGCGCGTCGAACTGCTGCTCACTTCTGGCTGGTGCCCGTTTTCAACCCATTTGTTGCAGATGATTGACCAGAATGTGCGTGCCATCGAGGGAGTGGGAGAGGTGGACACCGAAATCGTCTGGAACACCGTCTGGACGCCCGAACGCATGACTGCCAGTGCGCGCGAAAAGCTCACCCTGCCGATGGCAAAACTGCTACCCTTGCGCCAGCGTCGACTTGAACGTGAGGCTCAATCCTCTGCCTCTCAGGCAACAGCTTCATGAAAGGAGCGATTCGTCCATGCTAGACAATGATGCCTTTGTATTTGACTGCGTCTGTCATGTCTTTAATTTCGACTTGACCAATGCCTTTGGCAAGCCGGGGCAGATGTTCATTAATCACCTGTACGCCTTCCACCAGGTGCTGACGCCTCCAGGGGAGCGCCTGCTCAGCCCAGAAGAGTTTCTGCGTGAATGGAATATCGACGAGATTGCTCAGATGGTCTTTGAGGAGTCGGGCACTGACATGATTGTAGCCCAGCCTCTGCCGCTCACCGACCTCTTCTATGATGGTCTATCGCAGTGGGAGAAATGCGCGGCTATGGCTCAGAAATATCCTGATCGTGCCGTCTTTTGGGGCAGTGTCAATCCATTGGAGGGCAAGAAAGCCCTCGATTTGATGGAGCGGCAGGTCAAAGAGTATGGAGCGAAAGGTTTCAAGTTCTACAATGTGCGCTATGATTATGGAGAGCCGTTCCCCTGGCGCATGGATGATCCACGTGTGGCTTTCCCGGTATTTGAAAAGGCCCTCGAACTCGGTGTGACCACCATTGGTGTGCATAAAGGCGTGCCGCTTGGCCCGCAGCCTATCGAGCATACACAGGCCTGGGATATGGACGGAGCCGCCGCTAACTTCCCGGACCTCAACTTCATCATTTTCCACGTGGGCCTGCCGTTCATCGATGAGATTTGCTGGCAGCTGGTGCGCTATCCCAACCTGTATGCCTCGATAGCGGCAACCTTGAATTTCGTCGTGCGCGCGCCTCGTGTTTTCGCCGAAAATATGGGCAAGCTGATGTTCTGGTGTGGCGAGGACAAGATACTCTATGGCGGTGAGACGCCCATCTGGCACCCGCGCTGGGCGCTCGACGCCTTCTGGAACTTTGAACTGCCCGAAGACCTCGTGTCCGGCTACGGCTACCCACAATTGACCACCCAGGCCAAAAAGAAGATTCTCGGCGGCAACCTTGCCCGCTTGATGGGGATCGATGTCGAGCAGAAAGTGGCTCAATTGAAAGGATGAAAAGGAAAGAGAACGCTCAGAACTTGACGCTGAGCGTTCTCTTTCTTTACGTATGGGCATCGGCAAAAGATGCCCTTGGAGAGCCGGATATTCGCTTGTCCGTGCTGTGGGTTGCATCTCGATCGAGACCTCAATGCTGCTTTGAATATTCTGGCCTTGGGACGACAAGGCCTGGGTTTAGCCCGAGAAGCCGCCGCGCTTTAGCCGGGGAAGTCGTCATTGATATATACCCCAACCGTATGGTACACTATCTCCATGAATATTCTTTACTTGAGAGGGGACATGAAAATCCCTGGATGGATGATCCATCGCAACCGCAACCGTAACACGAGCGCCTTCGCCGTATAAGCCCCGGCACAAGATCGGCTTATACGGCGAGATATGGGTGCCATGCTTCCTCATGACCTCAGTTGAGATGTCAACTGGGTATCGTGTGTTGGGCACACTTTCTCCCCTCGTTTCTTTCCTCGTCGCCGGGTAGCGCACCATCTCTTTGCTCGCTCACCTGGCTTGATGCAGATTGCTTCTTCCCTGCTTTTGCCGATGTTACCGCAATGAGGTGGTATCTATCTGCGCATTTGTTATCCATATGAAAGCAGGTGAAACGATGTATTGACGGCAATAGCGCAAGCTCTGATCGCGAGAAATCCCGCCGATCAGCCACAGAAAGCATTCAATAACACAGCAATCAGAAAAACAAGGAGATAGACACATGAACACAGCACAGAAGCTTGCTCGTAATGGCGGGCCAGCTCTTCTAGAAGCCATGAAATTTGTCACCATCTGTCGCTCACGCGATCCACAGGCCGATTATCCGCACATTGGCGACCTGCAATGGTGGTGCCGGGATGGTTCGCTTGACGATCAGCAGAACTGGCATTTCTGGTATCAAGAAAATGGTGAGGCGCTTGCTCTCGGGATCGTTAACGGGAATGAGATCGTCTGCCTGCTTCATCCCGACTTCCGCACGCACGAGCGCTATCTTATGGTACGCCAGTGGGGAGTGCAGCGCATAAAAGAGCGCGCTCTAGAACAGGGCGAGAACCAGTATGAGATATGGGAACAAGCCTGGGGTTTAGCCTCCGACGATGATCTGGGGATGGCAAGTTTTCTTGAACATGAAGGATATGAGCGCCAGGAAAAGTACTATCATTGCTACCGCCGACCGCTGATCGAGCCTGTGCCAGCACCCGTTTTGCCAGCAGGATTCACGCTTCGCCCGATTGCTGGAGAGGCTGAAGCGGAGATGCGGGCTGCGCTGCAACGTGATGCTTTTTTCCCACGGGGGAGCAAGACCTACAAGGAAGCAACCTTGCGCCAATTGGCAGTGATGCAGATGCCCCAATACGATCCTCAACTCGATCTGATGATCCTGGCCCCTGATGGCACACCGGCAGCGGGCTGCATTTGCTGGGTGGACCCGGTGAACCGCGTGGGCCTGTTTGAACCGGTGGGAACGCGCCCACAATTTCGTCGTCAAGGATTGGCAACGGCGCTGATGCTTGGCGGGTTACAGCGTTTACGCGAACGAGGCATGCAGGCGGCACTGGTGACAGGCGAACATCCCGGAAAGGAGGAGAAGAATACGGAGTTTACTTCCTCGCGTTTCATTTATGAAGCCGTCGGCTTTCAATTGCTGTGCCGGGTATACATGTATCACAAGGTTTTTGCCATGACCGCCTGAACGTTTTTCCATCGCTTGTTTCGCAGAGAAAGGGATGGAAGAGAGTTCATAAGCTCTCTTCCATCCCTTGCCCAAATCTGGAGATATTCTTCTGTCAGAAGATTCCCCAGCGTTATTTCTCGACCGGTTCTCTAGATGCGTTAGACCCAGATATCCGAGGTGCAGTCGCCGCCAGGGTAGCGCATCTCATGGGCGCGAGCCGGGCCTGCCGGTTCCTTGCCGAAATCAACGTAGAAATTTTCGTTGATACGCATGCCACCCTTATTGGTGTCACAGTCGATTTGCAAAATATACGAGCCGGTTTTCGCGAGCTCAGGATAAAACTGGTTGTCCCAGGTGCTGTAGAGCGAGTTGGTCACATACAACCGCTTGCCATCAAGGCTCAATTGGAGCATCTGAGGACCACCTTCGAGTTTGTGTCCCTGTACTGGCCCGCTTTTCCCCAGCAAACCGCCGCACCACACCTGGCCGGTCAATTTGGGATGCGAGCGATCGCTGATATCGTACTGGCGAATATCGCCATGCAGCCAGTTCGACAGGTAGAGGAACCGGTCGTCCATC is a window from the Ktedonobacteraceae bacterium genome containing:
- a CDS encoding glycosyltransferase family 2 protein, yielding MQVDGSEERAARLAQLRQQRLAQPQLPTRPPSVSYTAHYAQTMQRDRANGSSMIDSGSFQARSRPSPVHTGPQRLYRVCIALLYRIWLLGATIGLTYLLLQLQSVLDRIHAQPSIWRVGVRWLELTWLAPVPLAIFLWLGWFIFAEAVRAHPEPVAVPSVFQRSGLFAFAPTRRPVRLIFRFVTRGDNIDVLRDSVIAVHNAFARYPHPVGPYCIEIISECAINLKMGRDPHTRIYVVPPGYVTPNRSRFKARALTYLQHESQKHSPTQAEDWYIYLDEESLVDEHMLAGLYRFVSRAIEFEARKQEDRHKDHIQGLIGQGAILYQGGNWFFRGADALRTADDLGRFRLQYALGTPMFGIHGSFIVVRGLDDKQLSFDVGKANSITEDAAWALRAWAQGYRFAWVDGYLHEQPPQRVKDFVRQRSRWLSGIRAVLHDKQVPFIYRMCLGIFTILWQLAFLPLLVALLALFVHASPFRWMRIPADFAWATFTLAYLQGIDVQAKCPHPFLKKGRVESLLKRVVSWLLVLCSFWFALLEALGVLYSLRPKQGFFVISKPSLAAEKNGHKPALPAPAPAGSFMPGLAAPWQQQLSPTLSGESDAIGSSPMAQYRLQAQKVPGQSSLGRQDLRAREEKNNNAIPMPFEEIWSGGGGRGQ
- the rpsP gene encoding 30S ribosomal protein S16 — translated: MSVKIRLKRVGKTKAPSYRVVVADARSPRDGRIIENIGWYNPLVEPSAIHIDEEKALGWLKNGAQPTDSVTSLLKRAGILDRFEQMKKATAAPASTESE
- a CDS encoding KH domain-containing protein; its protein translation is MRKLIEYIAKSLVDDPSAVQVREVRNDRNALVLELHVAPDDYGKVIGRQGRVAKAMRALLRAGGAREGRHTSLEIQ
- the rimM gene encoding ribosome maturation factor RimM (Essential for efficient processing of 16S rRNA), which translates into the protein MPGQNNTEWATIGNVVALFGIHGELKVRLLTDIPDRFVELDAVYAGSEHIRYHIQSVRPYKGEMIVLKLEGINDANAAESLRGINLQIPESKMAKLPPGSYYQHDILGLHVFTVNGRDLGRVVDIIVTGSNDVYAIKTPQGKQVMIPAIKDVIKQIDVIRGTMYIDPLPGLLDEDQSEEEDKDFEE
- a CDS encoding cobalamin-binding protein, which produces MRIVSLLASATEMVAALGCLDQLVGRSHECDYPPEVLELPVVSRVQINIEGSSAEIDAQIKALAEAQRMNATNTQSSIALAPGDEAAFKALSIYAIDIAQLQKLRPDVILTQTQCEVCAVSERDVTRAVQQLTGMEPRVISLSPYRLSDVWEDVLRVGAALGKREQARALVEGYKQRLASLQEITATKAGLSGKPRVAVLEWLDPLMGAGNWTPELVAYAGGEHVFGEVGQHSPWISWEELQAADPDVLVLSPCGYTIERTLLDVPVLQRHAVWQSLSAVRNGRVYAIDGNAYINRSGPRLVESAQLLARVIWGEQLGIEVDSSAWKQL
- a CDS encoding heavy metal-binding domain-containing protein; amino-acid sequence: MQATREKRKEKMMLIVTTEGIAQHRIVETRGQVFGVVVRSRGLGGNIMAGLRSLAGGEIKEYTSLLEDARRHAIDRMVQNATAMGANAVVRMQFDSSEIGSTMSEIVAYGTAVVIEPEG
- a CDS encoding class I SAM-dependent methyltransferase; its protein translation is MFTKSEAIYDAIYSTMKDYAKEAEQIHALIQQYKQSAGNRLLDIACGTGGHLPFLQEHYSVEGLDLDEQMLAIARQRNPGVIFHHADMIDFALGRQFDAIICMFSSIGYVKTVPRLYQTLQTMRRHLLPGGVVIIEPWLTPQRFKPGHIGTVFVNEPDLKIARMNTTEVEDGISIMDFHYLVATPQGIEHFTERHEMGLFTHEEYMSAFRASELDAVFDEAPDKLMGRGLYIGVLR
- a CDS encoding metal-sulfur cluster assembly factor encodes the protein MPNNEERQVTPEQVFEVLQTCYDPCCKERAVSVVELGLIQDVKVAENGHDVRVELLLTSGWCPFSTHLLQMIDQNVRAIEGVGEVDTEIVWNTVWTPERMTASAREKLTLPMAKLLPLRQRRLEREAQSSASQATAS
- a CDS encoding amidohydrolase family protein — protein: MLDNDAFVFDCVCHVFNFDLTNAFGKPGQMFINHLYAFHQVLTPPGERLLSPEEFLREWNIDEIAQMVFEESGTDMIVAQPLPLTDLFYDGLSQWEKCAAMAQKYPDRAVFWGSVNPLEGKKALDLMERQVKEYGAKGFKFYNVRYDYGEPFPWRMDDPRVAFPVFEKALELGVTTIGVHKGVPLGPQPIEHTQAWDMDGAAANFPDLNFIIFHVGLPFIDEICWQLVRYPNLYASIAATLNFVVRAPRVFAENMGKLMFWCGEDKILYGGETPIWHPRWALDAFWNFELPEDLVSGYGYPQLTTQAKKKILGGNLARLMGIDVEQKVAQLKG